A region of the Deltaproteobacteria bacterium genome:
AACTCTAATTCATCCTCGGTGATGATACCCTCTTCTACTAATATAGCGCCTATTTCTTTTCCCGTTTTCTTTTGTTTTTCCAGAGCAATATCCAATTGCTCTTTATTGATTTTCCCTGAGCTTAAGAGTAATTCTTTTAACGGAATACTCATTTAAACAATCTCCCCAATTGGTTTGATGATGCTCTTTTATCTGTCCATATGTAAAATGAAATTAATGCTTGTTCTATAAGCATATCTTTCCCATCTATAGTTCTAATTCCCCTTCTTCTTGCTTCATATTGTAAAGGGGTTTCATCGTAGATAAGTTCATAAAAAACAGCATCCTTTTTTAAAATAGAAGGCGAAAAAAGCATTTCATCATCTTTGTTTAAGCCGCAGGATGTAGCATTTATTATTATCTTTGCATCTTTTAACATCTCTTCCTGTGAAAGTGGATACACCTTTACATTTTTAAATTTTTCCTTTAATTTTACAGCTTTTTCATAGGTGCGGTTGAACACCATAACAAAAGCATTTTCTTTTAATAGTGCATATACAACGGCCCTTGCCGCTCCACCTGCTCCTATTACTGCCACCTTTTTCCCTCCTATATGAGGAACATGCTTTTTTAATGATGTAATAAAACCTATGCTGTCTGTATTGTAACCCTTAATTTTACCTTGTTCAAGTTTTATTGTGTTTACTGCCCCTATAATGCGAGCTTCTTCATCTACCTCATCTATGTATTTCATAATTTTCTCTTTGTAGGGCAGAGTAATATTGCATCCCTGGATTTTTAGTGCTTTTAAGCCATTTACCGTATATTTTAACATATAAGATTCAACATCAAATGCTACATACACGGCATTTATGTGAAAATAATTGAACAAGAAGTTGTGAATACCTGGGGAAATAGAATGTTTTATGGGATGTCCTATAATTCCATACAATTTCGTTTCTGTCGTTATTTTCATGTTATTTTTATTATTCTTTTATTGTTTAAAATTGTAAATTCTATTTTCCAAAGAAATGTTATCATGTTTTCTATTTTTTCTCCCCACTCGCAAACAATTACCCCTTCCTTTTCAAAGATTTCTTCTATCTCTTCAACTGTTTTTAGTCTATATAAATCTATGTGATAGAATGGAATACATCCTTTATATTCCTTGACAATAATAAATGATGGACTGCCGCAAAAATCTGTTTCTCTATATCCCAGACCAGTGAAAAATCCGTGCGTAAACACTGTTTTTCCCGTCCCCAATTCTCCTATAAGGAGAATAACTATATTGCCTTTTTCTTTCATCCATTTTCTTTTTATAATTTTTGCCAATCTCTTTCCAAGAATAAAGGTTTGTTTCGGAGAGAAACTCGTAAATGTTTTCATCTAACCTTAACATATAATATAGCATAAAATATTGTCAATTCTTTTTTTATGAGATAGTATATTTAAAGGAGGTAGGAAATGGTAAAAGTAAAGCGGGCACTTTTAAGCACATTTGATAAGGAAGGATTGGAAAATCTAGCTTCTACATTGTCTAAATTGGATGTAGAAATTATTTCCACTGGAGGCACAAGAGATTTCTTACATAAAAATGGAATAGATACGACATCTGTTGGAGAACTTACGGGTTTTCCTGAAATGTTTGAGGGTAGAGTGAAAACACTGCATCCAAATATATTCGGAGCTATTCTTGGCCCTCGAGACAGCAGGGAAGAATTTGAAAAATTTTCGCTAAAGCCTATAGATATGGTGGTGGTGAATCTTTATCCTTTTGAAAAGATGATAGGTGAAAGTGAAGATAAGCTTATTGAGAATATAGATATTGGTGGAGTAGCTTTGCTGCGTGCAGGAGCAAAAAACTTTAAATATGTAGTTGTTCTTACCGATATTAAAGATTATCAGTTAATAGAAGAAGAACTCATAAAAAACAAAGGTTTTACCTCTTATGAGCTAAGAAGATATCTGGCTGGTAAAGCATTTTCCCTTACTTCATATTATGATGCTATGATTAACAATTATTTTGCGGATGATATAAAAAGAGACTTTGCCTTACCTCTAAAATTTATACATTCTTTAAGGTATGGAGAAAATCCTACTCAAGAAGCGATATTGTATGGAAAACCGAAGACTAAGTTTTTTGATGTTCTGGGCGGAAAGCAATTGTCTTTTAATAACATCTCTGATATTGACGCTACTTTTAGGTTGTTGAAGGAATTTGATGAGCCATTTTCGGCGATAATAAAACATAGTAATCCTTGCGGCGCTGCATGTGCGGAAGATGTTAAAGAAGCCTTTTTGAGAGCAAAAGCATCAGACAATATATCTTATTTTGGAGGTATAGTTGGTTGCAACAGGAGTGTAGATAAAACATTAGCCGAAGAGGTTACAAAAGACTTCTTTGAAGTGATAATAGCGCCTTCTTTTACGCACAGTGCATTAAATATCTTAGCTAAGAAAAAGAATTTGAGAATTATAAAGATTTCAATGGACGCGGATATAAGCAAATGGGATATGAAAACTATATGTGGCGGGTATCTTACTCAACAGACAGATGATAGAAGAAAAATAAACTTTGATGTAGTAACAAATATAACATTAAGTGAAAAAGATGAAGAAGATCTATTTTTCGCCTGGAAAATAGCAAAACATGTAAAATCTAATGCCATAGTTATAACCAATAATAAACAGGTGTTAGCTATAGGTGGAGGAGAAACGAGCAGGATAGATGCCTTAAGGGTAGCTGAGTTGAAAGCTTCTATTAGAAAACACAAACTTAAAGGTGCCGTAATGGCATCGGATGGGTTCTTTCCTTTTGCTGATTCTATTGAATTGGCTAGTAAAATAGGCATAAGAGCCATCATTCAGCCTGGCGGGTCTATAAGAGATAAAGAGGTGATAGATAAAGCGAATGAATGTAAGATACCTATGGTATTTACACATGTTAGATGTTTCAGGCATTGACCTTTTAATATGTGTCTGGTAAACTTTGCTCAAATTAAGATAAGGAGTAGTTAAATGTGGAGTTCTACAATTGAGGATGTAAAACCAACTAAGAAGAAAATCTATATGAAGTTGCCTTTTGAGAAAGTTGCGCAAAGGTTTGATGAATATGTAAATCGTTTAAGAAAAAATGTAACTATAAAAGGTTTTAGAAAAGGGAAAGCGCCAAAAACGCTGATATTACAGCAATATGGAGAAGAAGCAAAACGGGATACAACAAAAGAGCTTTTAAAAAACGGTTATCAAATAGCGACCGACAAGTATAAATTGGAACCGGTATCTGAGCCTGCATTTACTGATTTAAAGAATGAGGATAATACTCCATTTTCCTTCAATATTATAGTAGATGTAAGACCAAAATTCGAATTAAAAGAATATAAAGGAATAGAGATAGAAAAAAAGAAAGTGGAAGTTACCGATGAAGATGTAGAAAAAGCGATTCGTAGTTTGCAGAGTGCCTTTGCCAAATTAGAGGATATAAAAGAAAGAAAAGTCAAAAATGGTGATGTAGTAATAATAGATGTGGAAGCAAGGGAAGGAGAGAAAAAGATAGATAGTATAAGCGGAGATAATGTTTATTTAGAATTGGGCAGAGGAAATCTTAAGGTTGAAGGAATGGAAAAAG
Encoded here:
- the purH gene encoding bifunctional phosphoribosylaminoimidazolecarboxamide formyltransferase/IMP cyclohydrolase, whose product is MVKVKRALLSTFDKEGLENLASTLSKLDVEIISTGGTRDFLHKNGIDTTSVGELTGFPEMFEGRVKTLHPNIFGAILGPRDSREEFEKFSLKPIDMVVVNLYPFEKMIGESEDKLIENIDIGGVALLRAGAKNFKYVVVLTDIKDYQLIEEELIKNKGFTSYELRRYLAGKAFSLTSYYDAMINNYFADDIKRDFALPLKFIHSLRYGENPTQEAILYGKPKTKFFDVLGGKQLSFNNISDIDATFRLLKEFDEPFSAIIKHSNPCGAACAEDVKEAFLRAKASDNISYFGGIVGCNRSVDKTLAEEVTKDFFEVIIAPSFTHSALNILAKKKNLRIIKISMDADISKWDMKTICGGYLTQQTDDRRKINFDVVTNITLSEKDEEDLFFAWKIAKHVKSNAIVITNNKQVLAIGGGETSRIDALRVAELKASIRKHKLKGAVMASDGFFPFADSIELASKIGIRAIIQPGGSIRDKEVIDKANECKIPMVFTHVRCFRH
- the aroE gene encoding shikimate dehydrogenase, which translates into the protein MKITTETKLYGIIGHPIKHSISPGIHNFLFNYFHINAVYVAFDVESYMLKYTVNGLKALKIQGCNITLPYKEKIMKYIDEVDEEARIIGAVNTIKLEQGKIKGYNTDSIGFITSLKKHVPHIGGKKVAVIGAGGAARAVVYALLKENAFVMVFNRTYEKAVKLKEKFKNVKVYPLSQEEMLKDAKIIINATSCGLNKDDEMLFSPSILKKDAVFYELIYDETPLQYEARRRGIRTIDGKDMLIEQALISFYIWTDKRASSNQLGRLFK
- the tsaE gene encoding tRNA (adenosine(37)-N6)-threonylcarbamoyltransferase complex ATPase subunit type 1 TsaE is translated as MKTFTSFSPKQTFILGKRLAKIIKRKWMKEKGNIVILLIGELGTGKTVFTHGFFTGLGYRETDFCGSPSFIIVKEYKGCIPFYHIDLYRLKTVEEIEEIFEKEGVIVCEWGEKIENMITFLWKIEFTILNNKRIIKIT